From a single Impatiens glandulifera unplaced genomic scaffold, dImpGla2.1, whole genome shotgun sequence genomic region:
- the LOC124918520 gene encoding 30S ribosomal protein S12-B, chloroplastic-like, whose product MEEAEPSHDDTDPPLLLAPKILPYISEGTGVTSFPFKSSYVFSRPRKMDKFLFLGTHTRFVTTKRIMSGSKGDLSVNFSTITPKKPNSALRKVARVRLTSGFEITAYIPGIGHNLQEHSVVLVRGGRVKDLPGVRYHIVRGTLDAVGVKDRQQGRSSAL is encoded by the exons ATGGAGGAAGCAGAACCAAGTCACGATGATACGGATCCACCCCTTCTTCTTGCGCCAAAGATCTTACCTTACATTTCCGAAGGAACTGGAGTTACATCATTTCCATTCAAGAGTTCTTATGTGTTTTCACGCCCCCGAAAAATGGACAAATTCCTTTTCTTAGGAACACATACAAGATTCGTCACTACAAAAAGGATAATG AGTGGCAGTAAGGGTGACTTATCTGTCAACTTTTCCACTATCACCCCCAAAAAACCAAACTCTGCCTTACGTAAAGTTGCCAGAGTACGATTAACCTCTGGATTTGAAATCACTGCTTATATACCCGGTATTGGCCATAATTTACAAGAACATTCTGTAGTCTTAGTCAGAGGGGGAAGGGTTAAGGATTTACCCGGTGTGAGATATCACATTGTTCGAGGAACCCTAGATGCTGTCGGAGTAAAGGATCGTCAACAGGGGCGTTCTAGTGCGTTGTAG
- the LOC124918526 gene encoding 30S ribosomal protein S7, chloroplastic — protein sequence MSRRGTAEEKIAKSDPIYRNRLVNMLVNRILKHGKKSLAYQIIYRAMKKIQQKTETNPLSVLRQAIRGVTPDIAVKARRVGGSTHQVPIEIGSTQGKALAIRWLLAASRKRPGRNMAFKLSSELVDAAKGSGDAIRKKEETHRMAEANRAFAHFR from the coding sequence ATGTCACGTCGAGGTACTGCAGAAGAAAAAATTGCAAAATCGGATCCAATTTATCGTAATCGATTAGTTAACATGTTGGTTAACCGTATTCTGAAACACGGAAAAAAATCATTGGCTTATCAAATTATCTATCGAGCCATGAAAAAGATTCAACAAAAGACAGAAACAAATCCACTATCTGTTTTACGTCAAGCAATACGTGGAGTAACTCCCGATATAGCAGTAAAAGCAAGACGTGTAGGTGGATCGACTCATCAAGTTCCCATTGAAATAGGATCCACACAAGGAAAAGCGCTTGCCATTCGTTGGTTATTAGCGGCATCCCGAAAACGTCCGGGTCGAAATATGGCTTTCAAATTAAGTTCCGAATTAGTGGATGCTGCCAAAGGGAGTGGCGATGCCATACGCAAAAAGGAAGAGACTCATAGAATGGCAGAGGCAAATAGAGCTTTTGCACATTTTCGTTAA
- the LOC124918521 gene encoding NAD(P)H-quinone oxidoreductase subunit 2 A, chloroplastic-like: protein MIWHVQNENFILDSTRIFMKAFHLLLFDGSFIFPECILIFGLILLLMIDSTSDQKDIPWFYFISSTSLVMSIMALLFRWREEPMISFSGNFQTNNFNEIFQFLILLCSTLCIPLSVEYIECTEMAITEFLLFVLTATLGGMFLCGANDLITIFVAPECFSLCSYLLSGYTKKDVRSNEATMKYLLMGGASSSILVHGFSWLYGSSGGTRFEITPVVAFLSFARLSLVCPWIQQQFERLTYSGISGSMLIFNSPKHFVAYYALPRLWVPRYPP, encoded by the exons ATGATCTGGCATGTACAGAATGAAAACTTCATTCTCGATTCTACGAGAATTTTTATGAAAGCCTTTCATTTGCTTCTCTTCGATGGAAGTTTTATTTTCCCAGAGTGTATCCTAATTTTTGGCCTAATTCTTCTTCTGATGATCGATTCAACCTCTGATCAAAAAGATATACCTTGGTTCTATTTCATCTCTTCAACAAGTTTAGTAATGAGCATAATGGCCCTATTGTTCCGATGGAGAGAAGAACCTATGATTAGCTTTTCGGGAAATTTCCAAACGAACAATTTCAACgaaatctttcaatttcttattttacTATGTTCAACTCTATGTATTCCTCTATCCGTAGAGTACATTGAATGTACAGAAATGGCTATAACAGAGTTTCTCTTATTCGTATTAACAGCTACTCTAGGAGGAATGTTTTTATGCGGTGCTAACGATTTAATAACTATCTTTGTAGCTCCAGAATGTTTCAGTTTATGCTCCTACCTATTATCTGGATATACCAAGAAAGATGTACGGTCTAATGAGGCTACTATGAAATATTTACTCATGGGTGGCGCAAGCTCTTCTATTCTGGTTCATGGTTTCTCTTGGCTATATGGTTCATCCGGGGGAACCAGATTTGAAATCACTCCAGTCGTTGCTTTTCTTTCT TTCGCCAGGTTGTCTCTTGTCTGCCCATGGATTCAGCAGCAGTTTGAAAGGTTGACCTATTCGGGAATCTCCGGATCTATGCTTATTTTCAACTCCCCGAAGCATTTCGTCGCTTACTACGCCCTTCCTCGTCTCTGGGTGCCTAGGTATCCACCATAA